Below is a window of Sulfurisphaera ohwakuensis DNA.
TTATACATTCTCATGTGAATATAGAAATATAAATACCATAATGACGGCACTATGACTATACTATTCCTTTCCCTTTCGTTTCTTCTATGAAATATACGCCTATACATGTAATGGTTATGTAGCTTAACATTATGAATATAAAGAGGTTAGGATAGTCTGAAATTAAGAGAGGGGCTAAGGCACCTCCTAGTATACTTGCTAGTTGATATGAGAAATTAGCTGCAGTAAACCTATATTTTTTATTAAATATTTCGGTAAAAATTGAGGATTGAGGAGCATATAATGCAGAATCAGAGATAGACATAACTATTTCTCCATAATAAATGATTTTTAATGATAAAAGATAACTTCCAACCCCCATTATAATGAGACCTATAATAACTACTAATCTTCTTCCAATAATATCTGATAAAAAACCAAAAAGTGGCATTGTGAATAGTTGAAATATAATTGCTTCTAAAACTATTATAGGAAGCTCTTTCAAATTAGAATATAGAGAAAAAATATAAGCCGAAAAAACGTAAAAAGCTGCACTTTCACTTACTTTTATACTAATAGATTTTAGTATATTTTTCCAATCATTCAATATTGCATCAAATAATGGAATTTTACTACTGAACATTTTTTCCTTGTTTACACCTTTAATTAACGGTAATGCTATTAGAGTTAAAACAGTTATAATTAGAAAAGATTCTCTCCAAGGAATTGAATATAAGAAAATTAGAAGAAGCGTAGAAGAGGAAAGTATTATGGCTATAGGTACAGATAATTGAATTATACTCGCAATAGTTCCTCTAAGTCTATGAGTTGAATAGGTTTCTATTATTACAGTACTAGCACCTCCCCATTCACCTCCTAGACTTAAACCCTGTAAAATCCTAGAAATAAAAACAATAAATATACTTGGTATTAAAACAATTAATGAAGATATGATTAACGTAATTCCAGTTAGCAATAATGCTGTTCTTCTACTAATTTTATCCCCTATGTATCCAAATAAAATACTGCCTAAGGCCCTACTTATAAAACCCATTATAAATATCGACAATCCTATAAATTCATTAAATATTATAAAAGAAAACTGAGAAAATAAGAAAAATGCGTACCATTGTGATATTGTTAATAATAAACTACCTATGATTACTCTTTTCATATAACTAAATCTTAATGTGTATCTCTCACTAATATTTATTTGCAATCTATAAAAATTATCAATCTTAGCAGCATAGATCTAAATATATTATAAAGTAATATATATAATAAATAGAAAAGATATTTAAAAAAATAAAATATAAGTTACATATGGTATTTAATCATATTAAAGGAAATGTAAATATTCCAGGAGAAATACCTTGGGATATAGTATTAATATATTTTGTAGTAGCACCAACGCTATTGTATTTGATTGCAAAAAAAGAAAATATAATCAAAAAATTTACTACTCTAGATTATGTATATATTGGGATAGGTGCAGCTATTGCTACAGTATGGGAGTTTTTTATAGGAAGTTTTTTAGATAGAGTAATAGCAATAAGTTATATCGATTTAGCGTTTTGGGGGAGAATGCTTATATTAATTATAGTAGTTGCAATTATAAGAAAGTTTGGAGCTGGAATGTTATCACTAGTAGTATTTGACGTTTTGGCAGATGCTGCACATTATGGCTGGTCTGGTCAACCACTATTCTTTATTTATGAAGGTTTAACGTATGGTTTGTTCATC
It encodes the following:
- a CDS encoding MFS transporter, with translation MKRVIIGSLLLTISQWYAFFLFSQFSFIIFNEFIGLSIFIMGFISRALGSILFGYIGDKISRRTALLLTGITLIISSLIVLIPSIFIVFISRILQGLSLGGEWGGASTVIIETYSTHRLRGTIASIIQLSVPIAIILSSSTLLLIFLYSIPWRESFLIITVLTLIALPLIKGVNKEKMFSSKIPLFDAILNDWKNILKSISIKVSESAAFYVFSAYIFSLYSNLKELPIIVLEAIIFQLFTMPLFGFLSDIIGRRLVVIIGLIIMGVGSYLLSLKIIYYGEIVMSISDSALYAPQSSIFTEIFNKKYRFTAANFSYQLASILGGALAPLLISDYPNLFIFIMLSYITITCIGVYFIEETKGKGIV